TGGAACGTGGACGACCTTTTGCTCCAGTTCTGGTCGCTTGTTGAGGACGTACACAACGTTCTTCTGTTGAGGTGGTGGCACCACAATGGGTTCCTGACGAAGTCCGACTTCTGGGGTACGGATGAAGATAATGTTGTGTTCAAGCTTTGGTAGGGGAACTTGTGGGCGTGGACCGACGATTGGGGCCACTGGTGGAGCAGTATACACAAAGGAGTTTCTGGTGACAACAGGAGTCACGCAACTTCCGTCCACATGACGAACCTGTCCAGCTCCACAGCTGACTCCACCGAATCCTACTCCTCCACCGAATCCTGCGCCGCCACCGAATCCTGCGCCGCCACCAAATCCTGCGCCGCCACCGAATCCTGCGCCGCCACCGAATCCAACGCTGCCGCCACCCAATCCTGCGCCGCCACCCAATCCTGCGCCGCCACCGAAGCCTCCTCCCCCGGCCCCTACGCCACCACCGAAGCCTCCACTTCCGAAGCCTCCACCTCCTGATCCACCTATTACGAAGCCTGGACCAGACGGTCTTTGTAGACTGTAGGCCGGACGTTTCTCGGCGGCGGCTGCCGCAACCAAGGAGACAAGTATCTGAAAAAGAATCATAATGTTATTGGTTAGATTCTGATTGACTCAGAGACGCAGAAAGTTACTGTACCATTTATGTGTTAATAATTATTTTAAGATTTGTCTTACATATTTAATGAATTCTGTTTATAAGTTATTCGTGCTGGAAATAATGTGGTTTGAAGGCAATTCAGTCTTCAGCAGGCAAACACCAGACAGTTCTGTTCTGGTTAGAAAACCCTAATCATTAAGGTCATTAAGATGGTAAGAGCATAATATATACAGAGTGGTACACTTTTCAGTGAATATTCACACACATTGAGAATTTGAATCTTTAACGCTAAAAgtgtaaatacaaatatttaggttATCAACAATGTAGAATGTAGAGTGAGTGCCTAATGATCCTAGCATATAATAGACCTAAATAAACTTTATCAACAAAATTTACCCAATCTGACTTTATCTAACTTTTCTAAGGAGACAGAAGAGGCCATGTGTTAATGTTAAGGCCTCACAATTACCAGGATCATTAAGGCAACAATCTTGTCAGTTTCCAACcttcatatataatataatctataTCAGAATTATGAAATGAAGAAATATCAGTGAATATTCATTGAAATGTACTCTTTCACTTTTtaatgcatttatatatatatatatatatatatatatatatatatatatatatatatatatatatatacatatatatatatatatatatatatatatatatatatatatatatatatatatatatatatatataatatgcaacaatgatcacaaaaacactgattccAAGCAt
The sequence above is a segment of the Procambarus clarkii isolate CNS0578487 chromosome 44, FALCON_Pclarkii_2.0, whole genome shotgun sequence genome. Coding sequences within it:
- the LOC123745368 gene encoding uncharacterized protein, which gives rise to MKLLILVSLVAAAAAEKRPAYSLQRPSGPGFVIGGSGGGGFGSGGFGGGVGAGGGGFGGGAGLGGGAGLGGGSVGFGGGAGFGGGAGFGGGAGFGGGAGFGGGVGFGGVSCGAGQVRHVDGSCVTPVVTRNSFVYTAPPVAPIVGPRPQVPLPKLEHNIIFIRTPEVGLRQEPIVVPPPQQKNVVYVLNKRPELEQKVVHVPAQEQQTPEVFFVNYGEGDNPTLPTGEDLHSALGAAAHGGGQVIGGGIGGGIGGGIGGGIGGGIGGGIGGAIGGGISGGHGVGIGGGHGVGIGGGHGGGIGGGFGDDFSSGESREGGFSVSTPSGLYSTP